The nucleotide sequence AAATCACTAAAACTATAAAGGCAATGCCGAATAAATTAAGCTTAAAAAATATAAAGGGCCATATGAAATTTACAATAAGTTGTAATATGTAAAGAACTAAAGCCTTACCTACATGTTTTCCCTCTTTCCTCTTTATCCATATAATATAGGCTGCAATGGCCATCAATAAGTATAGAAGGGGCCAAACTATACCAAATAGCCAAGACGGTGGTGCAAAAGTTGGTTTATGTAGCACCTTATAGTATAGGCCTTGCCCCCTATTAAAAGCACTTGAAATATACCCCAATCCTTCTGCAATAATAATGCTTATTATCAGTGCTCCCCAATCCGTAACATTAAAGAGCTTTTTTTTATTCAAACTACCATCTCCTAATATATTTTTTACTATAATATATGTATAATCATTTTTTATTATTTATATCTTATATACTGCATAAAAAATAATTAATTAACAAAAAGTTATAAAAATATATATTTTATGCAAACAAGTAGCATATTTATGCTATAATGTTATATAAGAATTTATGGAAAGCGGTGATGTTAATGGAAAAATCAACAAATATCGATTGGGGCAAGTTGGGTTTTAGCTACATAAAAACAGATTTCCGCTATGTCTCCACCTGGAAGGATGGAAAATGGGATGAAGGAAGGCTTGTTGAGGATAATATGTTAACCATTAGTGAGGCATCTACAGCACTGCACTATGGACAACAATGCTTTGAGGGATTAAAAGCCTATAGGACAAAAGATGGAAAAATTCAGCTGTTTAGGCCAGATGCCAATGCTGAAAGAATGAATGCTACATGTAGAAGACTCTTAATGCCGGAATTTCCTGTTGAAAGATTCATTGATGCAGTTATGCAGGTGGTTAAAGCAAATGAAGCTTATGTACCTCCTTATGGTTCAGGAGCTACATTATATATTAGACCTTTCTTAATCGGCGTTGGGCATAATTTAGGAGTTAAACCGGCACCGGAATTTTTGTTCTGTGTGTTCTGTGTCCCTGTTGGGCCCTACTTTAAAGGAGGTCTTACTCCCGTCAATTTTATAGTAACTGACTATGACAGGGCTGCTCCAAAGGGAACAGGCGGGGTTAAAGTTGGCGGTAACTATGCAGCAAGCTTGCTGCCCCATGAAGAGGCTGTAAAAAAGGGATTTGCAGACTGTATATACCTTGACCCTGCAACCCATAAAAAGATTGAAGAGGTTGGAGCTGCTAACTTCTTTGGAATTACAAAAGATAATAAATTTGTAACCCCAATTTCAACATCAATTCTGCCAAGTATAACCAAATATTCCTTAATGCATATTGCCAAAGAATATATGAATTTGGAAGTAGAAGAAAGGGACGTATATATAGATAACTTGGATGAGTTCAAAGAAGCTGGTGCCTGTGGAACAGCAGCAGTTATTACCCCCATAGGCGGTATACAGTACAAAGATAAATTTCATGTTTTCTACAGTGAAAAAGAAGTTGGACCTGTTACTACGGAGCTTTATAATACTTTAACAGGTATCCAGTTTGGAGAAGTACCTGCACCAGAAGGATGGATTTATGAGATAAAATAAGAGTATTTTACAATAGCGTAAGGGAAATGACCTTGCGCTGAAATTTTTGGTGTACTTTTTCTAATAAATAAATTATAATTTAAATGTATATGACTAATTTGGCAATAATTTAATATACTATAATATTAAGAAGATTTGAGAGGAAGTTATTATGAATACTAGTGTTCCAACAACAAAAAGAACCTTCGTAAGAAAATTGGCTACAGGTATCAGTTTCAGAAGAGATGGAAGACTATTAAGAAATATAGACCCTATGAGACAAATACTGCCCTACCTTTTCAGAAACAGAAACGGCAGCATAGTGCATTCTCCTGAGACCATTGAATTTGATAATGCCAGAGAGTTTATAAAGATGAGAACAAGAGAAAATCCTTCTTTAAATATCGGCACTTTTGAGATAGTGATAGCAGCCTTTGTTCGAACTCTTTCGCAGTATCCACACTTGAATCGATTCGTTGCCGGAAAAAAGTTATTTGCACGTAATTCCATATCAATTTCCTTTGTGGTTTTAAGAATGGAAGGCGGCGAATATAGAGAAACAAATGCAAAGGTTTATTTTAATAAAGAAGATACCTTATACGATGTGGCTCAAAAGGTAAATGACAGCATAAAGCTTTGCTTGTCTGGAGCGGAAAAAAATGATGACAAGCTTATGGAAATAGTAACCAAATTACCTTCACCAATTATTAGTTTTGCAGTATTTATGATAAGAAAATTAAATGATTGGGGCTTTCTTCCAATGAGTTTCATAAAGACAGATCCCCTTTTCTCCACAGCATACATATCCAATTTAGGAAGTATCGGTCATGATGCACTGCATCATCATTTATATGAATGGGGAACCACCTCTGTTTTTGTTACTATGGGTAAGTTAAACAAGGTAAATACAATATCCAAAAATGGTGAATTAGAAACTAAGACAAATTTAAATATAGTATGCTCAGTAGATGAAAGAGTGGCAGATGGAATCTATTTAGTAAAAGCCCTAAAATATTTTAAAACTTTGATAAAACATCCTGAAAAGCTAGAAGTTCCACCGGAAGTTGTAGTTGAGGATGATGGGCTATAATATAAAATTTTTGGTATGTACCAGTGGCTTTATAATTACTTTTTAAAGAGAAGAGCTAGCTAATGCAGTTACTCATGGTAAAGGGCATTATTAGCGACAACCGCACTTATAATTTTTATTATTTTTTATCCTCTTCTTATGATAATGTATGTCAGCTAATTGATTATACACTTGGTGTTTCAAAATATATTATAAGTTTACAATAAAAAAAATCCTAGCATATGCTAGGATTTTTTTTATTGTCTGTTATGATAATAAGTGTGAAGTAATTCATGGGCCAAATGGCTGTTTGGGTGCTCTAAAAATTCTTCATAAATTCTTTGGATGGATGGATTTTCATGAGACTTTCTAACCTCCATATTCGCATCGGCATTATAGATAACTTCCATTCTTTTCTTCATAATACCTCTGTCAGCTCTTATGAAGGGCTGGCCACCCCCATCGATACATCCGCCAGGGCAAGCCATGATCTCTATGAAATGATATTTACATTTACCTTCCTTTATTTCATCCATAATCTTTTTAGCGTTACCCAGGGATGACACAACAGCTGCATTAATCTCTATACCATTGAGATTTACCTTTGTTTCTTTTATGCCCTCAAGACCCCTAATATCTTCAAAGTCTAATTTCCCCAGTTCTTCATTTGTTATAGCTTCGTAGGCGGTTCTAAGAGCAGCCTCCATTACTCCACCGCTGTTTCCAAAGAGAACAGCTGCACCGGTCGATTCACCAAGGGGGTTGTCAAAGTCTTCCTCTGGCATATTTCTAAGGTCCATGCCCGCTTCCTTTATCATTTTTGCCAACTCTCTTGTAGTTATAACTATATCTACATCTTTGATACCATTTCTCTTAAACTCTTCCCTATCAGCTTCATATTTTTTTGCCACACATGGCATAACTGAAACCACTATTAAATTTTCAGGCTTAACATTGAGCTTATCAGCTAAATAGGTCTTCGCTACAGCTCCAAACATTTGCTGTGGTGATCTGCAGCTAGACGGATAATGAAGCATGTCACCATAGTTTGTTTCAAGGAAGTTGATCCAAGCGGGACAGCAACTTGTAATCATCGGCAGTGTACCGCCATTATTTAATCTGTCTACAAATTCTGCAGCTTCTTCCATTATTGTTAAGTCAGCTGCGAAGTCAGTATCAAACACTTTTTTAAAGCCTAAGGCTTTTAGTGATCCTACCATTTTTTTAGTTACATCTGTACCTGCAGGTAAGCCAAATTCTTCACCTAAAGCAGCCCTAACGGCAGGTGCGGTTTGAACGATCACATACTTATCTTTATCACTTAATACTTGCCAAACCTCATCATAATTATAAACTTCACGGAGAGCTCCGGTTGGACATACAGCGACGCACTGGCCACAATAAGTGCACTTTGTATCTACAAAAGGCTTTTCCATGAAAGATGAAATTACTGTATCAAAGCCTCTACCCACCGGTGTAAGCACATGAACATTTTGAATTTCGTTACAAACTGTGGAACATCGTCTGCACAGTATGCACTTATCCATATCTCTTATAATGGAAGGTGAAGATTTGTCAATTGGGTACCTGGAAATTTCTCCTTCATATTTAATTTCATAAACACCCAAATCTGCAGCAAGTTTTTGAAGTTCACACCTTAGATTTTTCTCACACTTTAAACAATCTTGAGGATGGTCAGACAACAGCAATCCTACTATATTTCTTCTGGCACTTATGGCTCTGGGAGAGTTGGTTTTAATAATCATCCCATCTGAAACCGGAGTTGAACAAGCAGGTGCTAAGTTTCTTCTTCCCTCTACCTCTACAACGCAGACTCTGCAGGTACCCTTGCAATTTTCAGTTTTACCATCCTGCATATACATATGACATAGAGTAGGTATTTCAATATTCAGTTTTTGTGCTGCTTCTAAAATTGTTTGCCCCTCTTCCATCTGAACTTTTCTAGCATTGATTGTAACAGTAATCATACGCTCACCTCCCTAACCCATAACAATTGCTTTTACAGGACATGCATTAAGACATGCGCCGCATTTTATACATTTATCTTTTATAATTACATGTTTTTCTTTTACTTTGCCTTTAATGGCTTCAACGGGACAACTACGTGAACACTTTGTACATCCGACACACTTATCTGTAATCTCATAGCTCAGCAGTGGCTTACACTGGCCTGCAGGGCATCTCTTTTCTTTTATATGTGCTTCATACTCATCCATAAAATACTTCATAGTACTCAGCACTGGGTTGGCTGCTGTTTGACCTAGTCCACAAAGCGCTGTATCTTTAATTGTTTCTGCAAGTACCTCAAGTCTCTTTAAATCCATCATAGTTGCCTTACCCTCTGTGATCTTGGTCAATATCTCCAATAGTCGCTTGCTTCCCACTCTACACGGAGTGCATTTTCCACAAGATTCATCTACAATGAATTCCATATAGAATTTAGCTATATCTACCATACAGTTATCTTCATCCATTACAATCATTCCACCGGAACCCATCATAGAGCCGATATTTGTCAAAGAATCATAATCGATAGGTACATCAAGCAGAGATTCAGGTATACACCCACCTGAAGGGCCACCGGTTTGCACAGCTTTAATCTTCTTACCATCTTTGATTCCGCCGCCGATTTCATAGATTATCTCTCGCAAGGTGATGCCCATTGGCACTTCAACTAAACCAACATTGTTTATCTTTCCAGCCAAAGCGAATACCTTTGTTCCCTTTGATTTGTCTGTTCCTAATTTGTTGAACCAGGAAGCACCTTCAATAATAATCTTAGGAATATTGGCTAAGGTTTCAACATTGTTTACGCAAGTAGGCTTATTCCATAATCCTTTTTCAGCCGGGAACGGAGGTTTGTTTGTGGGCTCTCCCCTACATCCTTCAACAGAGTGAATCAACGCCGTTTCTTCACCGCAAACAAAGGCACCGGCGCCATATTTTATTTCTATATCAAAATTAAAATTAGTTCCGAATAAATTATTACCCAGCAAGCCATATTCTTTAGCTTCTGCAATAGCTATTTTCAAACGGTGTATGGCTAGAGGATATTCCGCTCTGATATAAACAAACCCCTTTTGAGCTCCAATGGCATAACCGGCAATTGCCATAGCCTCCACTACACTGTGAGGATCTCCCTCCAGTATAGACCTATCCATAAATGCACCAGGGTCTCCTTCATCTGCGTTGCAGATAATATATTTATCATCACTTTCATAAGCTCTTGCAAAAGACCACTTTGTACCCGTAGGAAAGCCACCGCCCCCTCTACCTCTCAGGCCTGATTCGATGATTTCATTGATTACCTCATCTGGCTTCATAGTTGTAAGCACCTTTCCTAATGCCTTGTAACCGTCTGAGGCTATATATTCTCTTATATCCTCAGGATTTATAAATCCACAATTCCTTAAGGCTATCCTTGACTGCTTTTTGTAAAAGGACATTTCAGCCTGGGTGCAAACTTTCTTATTTAAGGTGGGCTCGTCATATAGCAGTCTGTCAACTACTTCTCCCTTTACTAAATGCATATTTACAATGTCTTCAGCATCCTCAGGAGTGACTTGAACATAGAAGGTATTGTCTGGAAGAATATGAACTATAGGCCCCTTGGCGCAGAAACCAAAACAGCCAGTCATTACAACTTTTACTGAATCTGATAAGCCGACCATTTCGATATTTTCTATTAATTTATGCATTATACTGTCAGAATCCGAAGACTTGCATCCGGTACCCTGACAAACCAGTATATGTCTGTTTAAAACGTTATCATTTTCTGTAGAACTTTTTCTGGCTTCAACAAATTCCCTAAATTTTTGCGACAAATTATTTAACTCTGTTAAAGAATTAACTCTTTCCATAAGATCCCCCCCATCATTTATACTCTTCTAGTACTTTATTGATATCTTTCTTTGTGAAATGTCCATACACTCTATTGTTTACCATAATTACTGGTGCCAAGCCACATGCTCCTACACATCTCAATGTGTCAATGGTATATAATCCATCTTTTGTGGTCTCGCCTTCTTTGATATTCAATTTTCTCTTAAATTCCTCTACTATTTCTCCTGATCCTTTAACAAAGCATGCAGTTCCTGTACAAATGCTGATAACATACTTCCCTTTTGGCTCAGTTGTAAAATAGGAATAAAAGCTAATTACTCCATACACCTTTGACACAGGTATAGAAAGCTTTTCCGCTACATAATTCTGTACTTCTTCTCCTAGATAGCCAAACAACTCCTGTGCCTTATGAAGTACCGCAATGAGAGCGCTCTCTTTGTTTTCCTGCTGGTGTATAAATTCATCTAATTCCTTGAATTTTGAATTATTACACATACTCCCTCACCCTTTGCTCTACTATATTTTACACGTAATAAAAGTATATCAAAGCGTTAATATTTTAACAAGATGAATTTATATATTTTAACAAATAATACTTATATTTTTAGTACAAGCTAATTTTGGTGATTATAATATTTTAAGATATTTGCAAAAAAAAACAAAAAGCCTGCTAAAACCATAAGTATTAGCAAGCTTAATATTCTCTATAATTGTATTATCTCAAGTATGTTATTATTAGATGAAACTTTTATTACATTTTCCTCCTTAACATATTGAACTGAACCTTGCGCTACTTCAACAATTGGGTCCATTCCAAGAGCAAAAAATATGTCATCTGCTAAAGTTCTTGCGCATTCCTTTTGCTCTGTATCATTTAACCCAGACCATTGTTCTTCTGACATTTCAAATAATTCATAAAAACTTTCTATTTTCAATATACCTTCTGTCAACTCATCTATTATTCTTTTAAATTCCCTCGAAAACTTTAAACTCATCTTTTTTTCCTTTCTGCGCAATTTATACCTTTTCATTTTGAAGCAATGCTAGTGCTTCTGCCCTTTCTTTTTCAAATCTATTATAAACACTTTTCCTTATACTTGCTGAACTGCTTTTGAAATGCACATTTACTCTTTGTCTTTCATCATAAACTTGAGATATTATAGTATCGTCACCGGCAGTTAAATCTGTTTTGGAAAATATGCCTATAGCACCCTTAACTCCATGTTGGACCACAGTAGACCAAAGTACATTCTTCAATGCTGTGGACCTGTTAGAAATATCAAAATTGTATTTTTCTCTTAAGCCTTCTGCCGCAGCATCATAGAAGTTTTCTTTGATGAAAGACTCTTGGAGATTTAAGAAAGTTTCTCTATCTTCTTTTGCAAATGTTGTCCATACTTTGTCGAACTGAACTCCATAGCTATTTCCATCTGCAGCCCTTGCAGAGATTAACTGATAGTAATATCCTTCGTTTTTATCCTTTAAATAATTTACGAAGGAATTCAAGGATCCAGTACGGGAAGAAAACTGCCAAGCACCATAGGATTTACCGCCATAGTCTCCCGGATTATTTGCAATTACACCAGGATTTCCGTTTGATTCATACTTTGATGACAATTTACTGATATCAAAAGCACTGTATGAATAATTACTTTTTATATCATAATTTATATAACTATCTGTATAAGATCTAGAACTGATATTAAAGTCACCCAACATACTTAATGAAGATTCTAAGGATAGTACATTACCATCAGCTTGTTGGCTGATCAGTTCATTCATAAGCTCACTCTGCATATCTGATAAGGAGCTATTGCTGCTGCCATTAAGCATCATTTCATAAACTTGTTGAAAGGCCAAAATTGCAAGCTTTTCTTCTGCAGCCACTGAACTTTCAGAATTATCCGGAGTTAAGTTTTCTAAACTTAACATTGCTAATTTATTATATAAAGAAGATATGTTCATTTCAACTCTCCTTGGCGAAATTTGTATTCTTGTGTACAATTAAATAAATTATAGCACATTTATATCCCCTAATAAAGCAATAATTATTATAAAAAAGTGCAGAAGATGGAGCCTTTTTTAAATCATGTACCTTATAAAAACTACTTTATTTTTATGGTAAAAAATTTTTTGATTATCGTTGGATAAGGTTTTCGAGTATGAGAAATAATAAGAAAAAAATAGGAGGTGTTGATGCATGGATATTAAGCGAGCTAAAGAAATTCTAGAAAATACCGGTGATACCATACAGGTACTTTATCAAGGATCTCCAGTTTGGCTTGAAAACATTAAGGATACTAACACAGCAGTGGTATCATTTATTGAAAATCATCGTAAAGAGGAAGTTCCTATTTACATGCTAGTTGAGAATAAGTCTGCAAATAAATAAAAATATAGGTATTACGCAGAGAATAGTATTCAGTAATATACAGGTTTCAATATAAGCAAAATGGATCTAATCTATGTATTAGGTCCATTTTGCTTTATAATTATACAATTTTCATTTATATTTATCATTGAAAATAATGGCACTTTATAGTATTCTGTTTACTAAGATATTTTAAATTGTCAATATTGTTCAAATATTTAATAAATACACCAACAAATGTTATAAGAAAGGCAGGCAGAACTATGAATATAAAGTTTATAAAAAAACTCCCCACTCCTGAGGAAATAATTAATGAATTACCCCTCAGTGCTGAACTAAAAAAGATTAAGAATGAAATTGATGATGAAATAAGACAGGTATTCATTGGTGAAAGCAGTAAATTTATATTGGTGATAGGCCCCTGTTCCGCAGATAGAGAAGACTCCGTATTAGAATATATCTCAAGGCTGGCTAAGGTTCAAGAAAAAGTTAAGGACACCTTAATAATAATTCCAAGAGTTTATACTAATAAGCCAAGAACCACAGGAGAAGGTTATAAGGGAATGGTCCATCAGCCGGACCCCAATAAGGAGCCAAATATTGAAGAGGGTATTAAAGCCATAAGAAAGCTTCATATCAAAGCTTTGTCAGAAGGTCATTTAGTAACTGCTGATGAAATGCTATACCCTGAGAACTACTCATATCTAGCGGACTTATTAAGCTATGTTGCAATAGGTGCTAGATCAGTGGAAAATCAACAGCATAGGTTGACAGTAAGTGGTATGGATATTCCTGTTGGTATGAAAAATCCTACTTCTGGAGACATCACCGTAATGCTTAATTCTGTAATGGCAGCCCAACTGTCTCACAATTTTGTATACAATGGCTATGAAGTTTCTACAAAGGGTAACCCGTTAACACACACCATATTAAGAGGTGCAGTAGATTTTTATGGCAGAAATATACCAAATTATCATTATGAAAATCTTCAGGAGTTAGTTAATGCTTACGAAGAAAGAGGACTAGCTAATCCAGCAATACTTGTTGATACCAATCATTCAAATTCTATGAAGAAGTACTATGAGCAGCCAAGAATAGCCAAAGAAGTGCTTTTCAGCAGAAAGTGGGATTCCAAGCTTAAAACCATGATAAAAGGCCTGATGATAGAAAGCTACCTAGTAGAAGGTAAACAGGATATTTATGGAGGGGTTTATGGTAAGTCTATTACAGACCCTTGCTTAGGATGGGAAGATTCTGAAAAACTTATTTATTATATTGCTGAGAATGTATAACCATCACAGAAGATGCTGAATACACGGAATTTATCCGGATAGAACAAGTAATTTAATAATTATTCACTAATAGAATGAAGAAAGTGCAAGGCACTTTCTTCATTCTATTTTAGTCCTTTTATTTTTCCTTTAAGGGCTTTAATTCTGCCATTTACATAATTTATTAATTTTTCCTTGTCGTCCTTTACTTCCATGGGTGCTTTAGAAACAATATCTATTATATCTAATTTATTTCCCTTAATTACAGATGAAATCTCTAAGGCTAAACATCTGTTTTTCACTTCCCAATAGGCATTATTAAATTCTGTGGCTTGCCATTTGCTATAGTGTCCTTTCTCCACACCAAACTGAAACAAATCCGCCGCTGCCTCTAATTCCTCTAAATTTTCTGCCTCCAGTGTTTCACTTATTAGAGTATCGAAAGCCTTCACTATACCACCTCTTTTCTTTATATATTTATAGTTTAAACTGTACTATGTATTATATTCATTGTAATGGTAGTATAGTTTTCTAAATTTGCTTTTGATACTTAAATTATGTTATACAAGAAACTGTGGGTTTTCTATATGATCTGCCCTGATGGCCTTTTTCAGAATTGTAAAGTTTATTTTTGCATCTTGATGTTCTAAGTCGATAGGATATTTTGTGCCACAGTTTACGCATAAAACATATTCATCAGATCCTGATTTCTCCCGATTGTCAAAAAGAAAGGGCAACTCTTCCTTTCTTTCAATACCAGATTCTCTGTTTTCATTATTTATCTTATATGTATAAATATATGTAACTTTTCTTTTAACTTCTAAGTTATTGCTGTTACACTTTGGACAGGTTAGTTTTTCAGATAAATCCATCCTAATACTTCCTTTCTAAATCTGTTTATATATGATATATTATTTCATGTAAATGATTTTTTATCCAATTTGTGTGGGAGGTAATTATATTAATGAATGGAAAAATTAATTTTTCAGAACCTATAATAGATGTGATTAAAAAAAGAAAATCTATTAGGTCATATAAAAAGACCCAATTAACGAGTGAGGATAGAAATAGAATACAAAATTTTATGCAGCAAGTTAAAGGGCCTTTTAATTCAGAGATTCGCTTTATGCTTTTGGAATCTCAAACCGCTGCCAAAGATGATAATGTAAAGCTTGGCACATATGGTGTCATTAAAGGTGCAACAAACTTCATTGTAGCTGCTGTAAATAAAGAATGTATGTGTTTAGAAGATCTAGGTTACAAATTTGAAACCATCATTCTATATGCTACCTCTCTGGACCTTGGGACATGCTGGTTAGGAGGAACCTTTAAAAAAAGTGATTTTGCTAAAGCTATAGACTTAAGAGAGGATGAGATGATTCCAATAATTTCACCTATAGGATATATTGATGATTCCATGCACATTCTCGGTTCTATAATTAGGGCGGTAGCAGGGTCAAAAAACAGAAAGAAATGGGATGAATTATTTTTTTGTGAAAGCTTTGATAGGCCTCTTTCAGAATCTAAGGCAGAAATGTTTAAAATTCCACTTGAAATGGTAAGGCTTGCACCATCTGCCTCTAATAAGCAGCCATGGAGGTTAGTAAAGAAAGGAAACCAAGTTCACTTTTATTTGAAACATGATATGGAATATTCTAAAGCATTGGGTTACGACATACAAAGAGTTGATATGGGTATCGCCATGTGTCACTTTGAGTTGTCGGCTGCAGAGATGGGGCTATGTGGTTCATGGGTATGTAAAAATCCTAATCTGTCCTTGCCCAGTGATAACTTTGAATATATCATAAGCTGGAATCAAGAATAGTTTTTTACAAAGGACAAGTAAAAATTTTATATAATAGAAGGAGAAAAGTTAAATGCCAAAGAGAAGCTTTAAAGGAAGTGCAATGTTAAATCCTGTGCCTGTAGTGTTGATAACCTCAAAAGATGAAAATGAATGCGTTAATGTCTTTACAGTAGGTTGGATTGGCACTGCTTGCACAAGACCACCTATGATTTCAGTAGCTATAAGACCGGAACGATTATCCTATAATAACATAAAAGAAGCGGTGAATTCGTAGCTAACCTCCCTTCCAGGAGCTTGACAAAAATGGTTGACTATTGTGGTGTTAGATCCGGAAAAACAGTTAATAAAATAGAGGAACTGGGCTTCACTTTAGAACCTTCTGATAATATTGCTACCCCAGGAATAAAAGAGTGTCCAGTATCAATGGAGTGTAAAGTTAAAAACATAATACCCCTGGGTTCTCATGATTTGTTCCTGGCAGAGGTTTTAGGTGTTAGAGTTGAAGAAGATTTAATTGATGTGGCGGGTAAAATCCACTTGGAACAGGCAGATTTAGTTGTCTATTCCCATGGTGAGTACTTTCCCCTGCTGCCTAAGGCTATCGGTAAATTTGGGTATTCAGTGCAAAAAAAGTTATCTAAAAAAGCAAAAAAAGGTAAACGATAAATTTCGTTTACCTCTTTTCTTTAAAAATCAGTTACCTTTATCTTAATACCATTGATTTCGATGTCCTCATTCAATTCAATTAAAAGACACTTTCTGCCGTGCTTGTCCCTAACTTGCTTAATTTTACTTAGTGCATTTGGTGCAATACTGATATTAGCAGTTTCACTTTCTATTTTAACAGACTTACTTTTCAGATCCGGTAAAATATTATCTATCTTAAAGTCAAAACTAGTACTTCCTATAGTTTCTTCATAGACTTTTTCCAGCTTTT is from Clostridium thermarum and encodes:
- a CDS encoding TspO/MBR family protein, whose protein sequence is MNKKKLFNVTDWGALIISIIIAEGLGYISSAFNRGQGLYYKVLHKPTFAPPSWLFGIVWPLLYLLMAIAAYIIWIKRKEGKHVGKALVLYILQLIVNFIWPFIFFKLNLFGIAFIVLVILLLLVILTTISFLKHSKLASILMVPYIIWLVYAAVLNYYIWLLNEA
- a CDS encoding branched-chain amino acid aminotransferase; protein product: MEKSTNIDWGKLGFSYIKTDFRYVSTWKDGKWDEGRLVEDNMLTISEASTALHYGQQCFEGLKAYRTKDGKIQLFRPDANAERMNATCRRLLMPEFPVERFIDAVMQVVKANEAYVPPYGSGATLYIRPFLIGVGHNLGVKPAPEFLFCVFCVPVGPYFKGGLTPVNFIVTDYDRAAPKGTGGVKVGGNYAASLLPHEEAVKKGFADCIYLDPATHKKIEEVGAANFFGITKDNKFVTPISTSILPSITKYSLMHIAKEYMNLEVEERDVYIDNLDEFKEAGACGTAAVITPIGGIQYKDKFHVFYSEKEVGPVTTELYNTLTGIQFGEVPAPEGWIYEIK
- a CDS encoding 2-oxo acid dehydrogenase subunit E2, translated to MNTSVPTTKRTFVRKLATGISFRRDGRLLRNIDPMRQILPYLFRNRNGSIVHSPETIEFDNAREFIKMRTRENPSLNIGTFEIVIAAFVRTLSQYPHLNRFVAGKKLFARNSISISFVVLRMEGGEYRETNAKVYFNKEDTLYDVAQKVNDSIKLCLSGAEKNDDKLMEIVTKLPSPIISFAVFMIRKLNDWGFLPMSFIKTDPLFSTAYISNLGSIGHDALHHHLYEWGTTSVFVTMGKLNKVNTISKNGELETKTNLNIVCSVDERVADGIYLVKALKYFKTLIKHPEKLEVPPEVVVEDDGL
- a CDS encoding NADH-dependent [FeFe] hydrogenase, group A6 encodes the protein MITVTINARKVQMEEGQTILEAAQKLNIEIPTLCHMYMQDGKTENCKGTCRVCVVEVEGRRNLAPACSTPVSDGMIIKTNSPRAISARRNIVGLLLSDHPQDCLKCEKNLRCELQKLAADLGVYEIKYEGEISRYPIDKSSPSIIRDMDKCILCRRCSTVCNEIQNVHVLTPVGRGFDTVISSFMEKPFVDTKCTYCGQCVAVCPTGALREVYNYDEVWQVLSDKDKYVIVQTAPAVRAALGEEFGLPAGTDVTKKMVGSLKALGFKKVFDTDFAADLTIMEEAAEFVDRLNNGGTLPMITSCCPAWINFLETNYGDMLHYPSSCRSPQQMFGAVAKTYLADKLNVKPENLIVVSVMPCVAKKYEADREEFKRNGIKDVDIVITTRELAKMIKEAGMDLRNMPEEDFDNPLGESTGAAVLFGNSGGVMEAALRTAYEAITNEELGKLDFEDIRGLEGIKETKVNLNGIEINAAVVSSLGNAKKIMDEIKEGKCKYHFIEIMACPGGCIDGGGQPFIRADRGIMKKRMEVIYNADANMEVRKSHENPSIQRIYEEFLEHPNSHLAHELLHTYYHNRQ
- the nuoF gene encoding NADH-quinone oxidoreductase subunit NuoF, which gives rise to MERVNSLTELNNLSQKFREFVEARKSSTENDNVLNRHILVCQGTGCKSSDSDSIMHKLIENIEMVGLSDSVKVVMTGCFGFCAKGPIVHILPDNTFYVQVTPEDAEDIVNMHLVKGEVVDRLLYDEPTLNKKVCTQAEMSFYKKQSRIALRNCGFINPEDIREYIASDGYKALGKVLTTMKPDEVINEIIESGLRGRGGGGFPTGTKWSFARAYESDDKYIICNADEGDPGAFMDRSILEGDPHSVVEAMAIAGYAIGAQKGFVYIRAEYPLAIHRLKIAIAEAKEYGLLGNNLFGTNFNFDIEIKYGAGAFVCGEETALIHSVEGCRGEPTNKPPFPAEKGLWNKPTCVNNVETLANIPKIIIEGASWFNKLGTDKSKGTKVFALAGKINNVGLVEVPMGITLREIIYEIGGGIKDGKKIKAVQTGGPSGGCIPESLLDVPIDYDSLTNIGSMMGSGGMIVMDEDNCMVDIAKFYMEFIVDESCGKCTPCRVGSKRLLEILTKITEGKATMMDLKRLEVLAETIKDTALCGLGQTAANPVLSTMKYFMDEYEAHIKEKRCPAGQCKPLLSYEITDKCVGCTKCSRSCPVEAIKGKVKEKHVIIKDKCIKCGACLNACPVKAIVMG
- the nuoE gene encoding NADH-quinone oxidoreductase subunit NuoE, coding for MCNNSKFKELDEFIHQQENKESALIAVLHKAQELFGYLGEEVQNYVAEKLSIPVSKVYGVISFYSYFTTEPKGKYVISICTGTACFVKGSGEIVEEFKRKLNIKEGETTKDGLYTIDTLRCVGACGLAPVIMVNNRVYGHFTKKDINKVLEEYK
- a CDS encoding vgrg protein — its product is MNISSLYNKLAMLSLENLTPDNSESSVAAEEKLAILAFQQVYEMMLNGSSNSSLSDMQSELMNELISQQADGNVLSLESSLSMLGDFNISSRSYTDSYINYDIKSNYSYSAFDISKLSSKYESNGNPGVIANNPGDYGGKSYGAWQFSSRTGSLNSFVNYLKDKNEGYYYQLISARAADGNSYGVQFDKVWTTFAKEDRETFLNLQESFIKENFYDAAAEGLREKYNFDISNRSTALKNVLWSTVVQHGVKGAIGIFSKTDLTAGDDTIISQVYDERQRVNVHFKSSSASIRKSVYNRFEKERAEALALLQNEKV
- a CDS encoding H-type small acid-soluble spore protein yields the protein MDIKRAKEILENTGDTIQVLYQGSPVWLENIKDTNTAVVSFIENHRKEEVPIYMLVENKSANK